A DNA window from Bacillus carboniphilus contains the following coding sequences:
- the lgt gene encoding prolipoprotein diacylglyceryl transferase — protein sequence MSTVQPLDRIAFEFGPFTVYWYGIIIGCGIFLGWWLASREAKKQGLPQDMFSNLLLWAVPISIVSARIYYVIFEWGYYSNNIGQIFQIWEGGIAIHGALIGAIITTFVFTRKHNVSFWKLADIAAPSIILGQAIGRWGNFMNQEAHGTEVSREFLEGLMLPEVIINQMYIEGTYFHPTFLYESLWNLLGFVLLISIRRLTIRNGELFLTYIIWYSFGRFFIEGMRTDSLMLTDSLRIAQIISIILIIVSTMLIFINRKRETTKKNT from the coding sequence ATGTCAACTGTACAACCATTAGATCGAATTGCATTTGAGTTTGGGCCGTTTACGGTATATTGGTATGGGATTATTATCGGATGTGGAATATTTTTAGGATGGTGGTTAGCAAGTAGAGAAGCTAAAAAGCAAGGATTACCTCAAGATATGTTTTCAAATTTATTATTATGGGCAGTCCCTATTTCTATTGTAAGTGCACGAATTTATTATGTGATATTTGAATGGGGATACTATTCAAATAATATTGGACAAATCTTTCAGATATGGGAAGGTGGTATTGCCATTCACGGAGCGTTAATTGGAGCAATAATCACGACCTTTGTCTTTACGAGAAAACATAATGTTTCCTTTTGGAAGTTAGCTGATATAGCTGCACCAAGCATTATCTTAGGACAAGCTATTGGACGCTGGGGTAATTTTATGAATCAGGAGGCGCACGGTACAGAAGTTTCTAGAGAATTTTTAGAAGGTCTGATGCTACCAGAAGTTATCATCAATCAAATGTATATAGAGGGCACTTACTTTCATCCTACTTTTTTATATGAATCCTTATGGAACCTCTTAGGATTTGTTTTATTAATTAGTATAAGGAGATTGACAATAAGGAACGGAGAGTTATTTTTAACTTATATTATTTGGTATTCCTTTGGGCGCTTTTTCATTGAAGGAATGAGAACAGACAGTTTAATGCTTACGGATTCATTAAGGATTGCACAAATAATCTCTATAATTTTAATCATTGTTAGTACAATGTTGATTTTTATTAACAGAAAAAGGGAAACTACTAAAAAGAATACTTAA
- a CDS encoding heavy metal translocating P-type ATPase, with protein MDHSTKDGHHHHHSHGPDTKDSHHNHVHDSEMTAGSQHQNNHDHQHHSHTDHNTHHGHMIEDFKKRFWVSLIVTIPILILSPMIQMFLNVDWRFPLDMYILFGLSSFVFFYGGWPFLTGAKDELRQKEPGMMTLIALAIVVAYVYSVMATFGLTKGDFYWELATLIDIMLLGHWIEMKSIMGASRALEELVKLMPSEAHRIMENGEIEDVQIKELKEGDIVLVKPGEKLPVDGKITEGNSSIDESMLTGESAPVEKGQGDQAIGGSINGEGSLTVQVQKTGESTYLSQVINLVKEAQATKSRTQDLSNRAAKWLFYLALGVGILTLVVWLLLGYSFSFALERMVTVMIISCPHALGLAAPLVVAVSTAISAKKGLLIRNRAHFENARKIKAVVFDKTGTLTKGEFGVTNIQTENGFSEQEVIQLAASLESQSQHPIATGIVKEAKFRNLEFSEVQKFHSLTGKGLEGTIKGKHIMVVSPGYVKSRNIQYDKESFNEWSSEGKTVVFVLMNQSLAGMIALADIIRDSAKSAIQSLKEMGIKSYMLTGDNQKVANYVGSQLNMDDVIAEVLPHQKSEKIEAIQQEGLKVAMTGDGVNDAPALAKADLGIAIGTGTDVAIESADIVLVNSNPEDVVNIIHLSNATYKKMTQNLWWAAGYNIITIPLAAGVLYKFGLILSPAVGAVLMSLSTVIVAINAKTLKI; from the coding sequence ATGGACCATAGTACAAAAGATGGTCATCACCACCATCATTCACATGGGCCAGATACAAAAGATAGTCATCATAACCATGTTCATGATTCTGAAATGACTGCTGGCAGTCAACATCAAAATAATCATGATCATCAACATCATAGTCACACTGATCACAATACACATCATGGCCATATGATTGAGGATTTTAAGAAAAGATTTTGGGTTTCTCTTATTGTCACCATTCCAATTCTAATTCTTTCTCCAATGATTCAAATGTTTCTTAATGTTGACTGGAGATTCCCTTTAGATATGTATATCCTTTTTGGCTTATCCTCTTTCGTTTTCTTTTATGGAGGATGGCCATTCCTGACTGGTGCTAAAGATGAATTAAGGCAAAAGGAACCAGGGATGATGACACTTATCGCATTGGCCATTGTTGTTGCCTATGTTTATAGTGTAATGGCAACCTTTGGCTTAACGAAAGGCGATTTTTACTGGGAATTAGCCACCCTTATCGATATTATGCTTCTCGGTCATTGGATTGAGATGAAGTCAATCATGGGTGCATCTAGGGCCTTAGAGGAATTAGTAAAACTAATGCCTAGTGAAGCACATCGAATAATGGAAAATGGGGAAATTGAAGATGTTCAGATTAAAGAGTTAAAGGAAGGAGATATAGTATTAGTTAAACCAGGGGAAAAACTTCCGGTTGATGGAAAAATAACGGAAGGAAATTCTTCTATTGATGAATCTATGTTAACTGGTGAATCCGCTCCAGTTGAAAAGGGACAAGGAGATCAAGCAATCGGAGGATCTATCAACGGTGAAGGCTCTTTAACTGTTCAGGTGCAAAAAACAGGGGAATCTACATACTTGTCTCAAGTTATTAACTTAGTCAAAGAAGCACAAGCGACTAAATCAAGAACACAGGATCTTTCTAATCGTGCTGCCAAGTGGCTATTCTATCTAGCTTTAGGTGTGGGTATTTTAACTTTAGTGGTTTGGCTTTTGCTAGGTTATTCCTTCTCTTTTGCACTGGAGAGAATGGTAACGGTCATGATCATATCTTGTCCACATGCCTTAGGACTTGCAGCTCCACTTGTTGTGGCTGTATCAACAGCCATTTCAGCTAAAAAAGGGCTTCTTATCAGAAATCGAGCTCATTTTGAGAATGCTCGTAAAATTAAAGCTGTCGTTTTTGATAAGACTGGAACATTAACGAAAGGTGAATTTGGTGTAACTAATATCCAAACTGAAAACGGGTTTTCTGAGCAAGAAGTAATTCAGCTTGCAGCTTCTCTTGAATCCCAGTCACAGCACCCTATTGCGACTGGAATTGTAAAGGAAGCAAAGTTCCGTAATTTAGAATTTAGTGAGGTTCAGAAGTTTCATTCCTTAACAGGAAAAGGGCTAGAAGGGACCATTAAAGGAAAACATATCATGGTGGTTAGCCCTGGATATGTTAAGAGTAGGAATATTCAATATGACAAAGAGAGTTTTAATGAATGGTCCTCAGAGGGTAAAACTGTTGTCTTCGTATTAATGAATCAATCTTTAGCAGGGATGATTGCTTTAGCTGACATAATTAGGGACTCTGCAAAATCAGCTATTCAAAGCTTAAAGGAAATGGGAATAAAGAGCTATATGTTGACAGGAGATAATCAAAAAGTTGCTAATTACGTAGGAAGTCAGTTAAACATGGATGATGTCATAGCAGAAGTTCTCCCTCATCAAAAATCTGAGAAAATTGAAGCAATTCAACAAGAGGGACTAAAAGTTGCTATGACAGGTGATGGTGTCAACGATGCGCCAGCTTTAGCAAAAGCAGATTTAGGAATTGCTATTGGAACAGGGACAGATGTTGCAATTGAATCTGCAGATATTGTGTTAGTCAATAGCAACCCTGAAGATGTTGTAAATATCATTCATCTTTCGAATGCAACATACAAGAAGATGACTCAAAATTTATGGTGGGCAGCTGGATACAACATAATTACCATCCCGTTAGCAGCAGGGGTGTTATACAAATTTGGATTAATATTAAGTCCAGCGGTTGGGGCTGTTTTGATGTCATTAAGTACAGTAATTGTTGCCATTAACGCAAAGACCTTAAAAATATAA
- a CDS encoding response regulator transcription factor translates to MRRKILIVDDELHMLTLLKIYLENHDFQCMLMDNPLQVTDFLKKNPMDAVILDVMMPNVNGWDLLKEIREFSNVPVLYLTARTNQEDIVKGLRIGADDYITKPFDEEVLVAKLEAVLRRYYGEKALNFEGLTWDSDARRVLFVGKEITLTPKEFSLLGLFLANQRRAFSRDSLVELLWGESSDTTDRAVDSHIRNLRDKLRKAGFPVENYLQTVWGVGYKWGSTN, encoded by the coding sequence ATGAGACGGAAAATTTTGATTGTGGATGATGAGCTACACATGCTTACATTATTAAAAATATACTTAGAAAATCACGATTTTCAATGTATGTTAATGGATAATCCTTTACAAGTAACTGACTTTTTAAAGAAAAACCCCATGGATGCCGTAATTTTAGATGTTATGATGCCAAATGTTAATGGATGGGACTTATTAAAGGAGATTCGTGAATTTTCCAATGTCCCTGTTTTATATTTAACTGCTCGTACAAACCAGGAAGATATCGTGAAAGGCTTACGAATTGGGGCAGATGATTATATAACAAAACCATTTGATGAAGAAGTCCTTGTAGCAAAACTAGAAGCTGTTTTAAGAAGGTATTATGGTGAAAAAGCCTTGAACTTCGAGGGTTTGACTTGGGATTCGGATGCAAGAAGAGTCTTATTTGTAGGTAAAGAAATTACTTTGACACCGAAAGAGTTCTCTTTACTCGGTCTTTTCTTAGCAAATCAAAGGCGAGCTTTTTCTAGGGATTCATTAGTGGAACTTTTGTGGGGAGAAAGTTCGGATACCACAGATAGAGCAGTCGATTCTCATATTCGAAACTTACGAGATAAGCTCCGGAAAGCTGGTTTCCCTGTGGAAAATTATCTACAGACTGTTTGGGGAGTTGGCTATAAATGGGGCTCTACCAACTAG
- a CDS encoding HAMP domain-containing sensor histidine kinase: MNKLSIKLGLAFFVVFFGIIVLLLVFLHESIVKTYIEEEMETLQARGNSHRDVLEEKFSEDTIGHVMLMESSSDTSVVITNENLDIIRTSTSISPIIKNIINNVHAKTVMINKDSVIESDFLESPFVTTVSTIDYEDQTYFLYMFKSTKNLRSLMKEMNQHFIFGAIVSLIVTAFVISFLTILITKPLVKMKQATEKISMGDFSVKLPDFGNDELGELSKAIYKLSDDLQHLTESRKEFLASISHELRTPLTYIKGYADVCKKGLVSQKDKDKYIQVIYEESERLVNLIQELFELAKMDQNLFTIQKAKVHLNKILYSLYNRFQPAFVEEGKKLDLKVDNEVWGYIDPVRIEQCLLNLLDNAKKYSTPNSTIWMNAYEKKKMIYISIQNESNSIESFHLPRLFDRFYRVDSSRSRKTGGVGLGLSVVKEIIDAHQGTLSVSYENGLFQILICIPGGIVK, from the coding sequence ATGAATAAACTTTCTATTAAACTTGGGCTTGCCTTCTTTGTTGTTTTTTTTGGAATCATCGTTTTACTTTTAGTCTTTTTACATGAATCCATTGTAAAAACGTATATTGAAGAAGAAATGGAAACTCTGCAAGCACGTGGCAACTCACATCGCGATGTCCTAGAAGAAAAATTTAGTGAAGATACGATTGGTCATGTCATGCTTATGGAGTCATCCTCTGATACTTCCGTAGTCATAACAAACGAAAACTTAGACATTATTCGAACTTCTACCTCCATTAGTCCAATTATTAAAAATATCATTAATAATGTACATGCGAAAACAGTTATGATAAACAAGGATTCAGTTATAGAATCTGATTTTTTGGAAAGTCCATTTGTCACCACTGTCAGTACAATTGATTATGAAGATCAAACATATTTTCTTTATATGTTTAAATCGACTAAAAACCTTCGTTCGCTAATGAAAGAGATGAATCAACATTTCATATTTGGTGCGATTGTCTCACTTATTGTAACTGCATTCGTAATTTCATTTTTAACAATCCTAATCACCAAACCATTAGTAAAAATGAAACAAGCAACAGAAAAAATTAGTATGGGTGACTTTTCAGTTAAACTTCCTGACTTTGGTAATGATGAATTAGGAGAGCTCTCAAAGGCAATCTATAAACTTTCTGATGATTTACAGCACTTAACGGAGAGTAGAAAGGAATTTTTAGCAAGTATTTCTCACGAGCTAAGGACTCCCCTTACTTATATAAAGGGTTATGCGGATGTTTGTAAAAAAGGGCTCGTTAGTCAAAAGGATAAAGACAAATACATTCAGGTTATTTATGAAGAATCAGAACGTCTTGTCAATCTAATTCAGGAGTTGTTTGAGTTAGCTAAAATGGATCAAAACCTGTTCACAATTCAAAAGGCAAAAGTACATCTCAATAAAATTTTATACAGTCTTTACAATCGGTTTCAACCGGCTTTTGTGGAAGAGGGAAAAAAGTTAGACTTAAAGGTGGATAATGAAGTATGGGGATATATTGATCCTGTAAGAATAGAACAGTGTTTATTGAATCTATTGGACAATGCAAAAAAGTATTCGACACCCAACAGTACCATTTGGATGAATGCTTATGAGAAAAAGAAAATGATTTATATTTCGATTCAAAATGAAAGTAATTCTATAGAGTCCTTTCACCTCCCCCGTTTGTTTGACCGTTTTTATAGAGTAGATTCATCCCGTTCTAGAAAAACTGGAGGAGTTGGACTCGGACTTTCAGTTGTCAAAGAAATAATTGATGCGCATCAAGGTACCTTATCCGTTTCCTATGAAAATGGATTGTTTCAAATTTTGATTTGTATTCCAGGAGGGATTGTGAAATGA
- a CDS encoding multicopper oxidase family protein has protein sequence MKYRWLLLLTILGLTLFLGACSNSMEGMDHDMPEMDNEKQPTDNQNEEVTSPENTLTSTVATEVITDNEFTIVAQERQHSLNKDESVLAWTFNGSVPGPQIRVTEGENVKVNLKNELTDPVTIHWHGLPVPNNMDGIPGVTMNAVQPGETFTYEFNASVPGTYWYHSHQDGVNQVDKGLYGSFIIEPKEGLDVDRDYTLVLDEWIGSNGMQMENEAEHDMDNMSSNESTDEDSDSSSMEGMDHSGMDMDDDSMEEMDHEEGDSSMGHDMSMYNIFTINGKSGDMIEPLQVKEGEKVRIRLVNAGFMSHKFHIHGQDIKVVSSDGQQISNPGTFRDQLIQVAPGERYDIEFIADKPGNWWIECHGEMEGTDGMKIQLQYEGYNGQQDAPNADESLPLFDLVNYGEKEQTVFTLDQAYDIEYTMDLNTEMDNSGMIYTINGKAYPKTEEIVVQEGDLVKVKLVNNSETDDHPMHLHGHFFQVLSKNGKPLDDAVIMKDTLNLKPGEEYEVAFKADNTGDWMFHCHDLHHASAGMVTKVTYEGFKPDFTPDPNANNQPE, from the coding sequence ATGAAATATAGATGGCTTTTACTATTAACTATTCTTGGGCTTACCTTATTTTTAGGAGCTTGTTCTAATTCAATGGAAGGCATGGATCATGACATGCCAGAAATGGATAATGAAAAACAACCAACTGACAATCAAAATGAAGAAGTAACTTCACCCGAAAACACGCTGACTTCTACTGTAGCAACAGAAGTAATAACAGATAACGAGTTTACTATAGTCGCCCAAGAAAGGCAGCATTCTTTAAACAAGGATGAGTCAGTTTTGGCTTGGACTTTTAATGGATCCGTTCCAGGCCCTCAAATTCGGGTAACTGAGGGAGAAAACGTAAAAGTTAACTTAAAGAATGAACTCACCGATCCCGTCACCATTCACTGGCATGGACTACCTGTTCCTAACAATATGGATGGAATTCCGGGAGTAACAATGAATGCTGTTCAACCTGGTGAAACATTTACGTATGAATTTAATGCTTCCGTCCCGGGTACGTATTGGTATCATTCCCACCAAGACGGAGTTAACCAAGTTGATAAAGGATTATATGGTTCTTTCATCATTGAACCTAAGGAAGGGCTAGATGTAGATCGAGATTACACGCTTGTTCTAGATGAGTGGATTGGATCAAATGGAATGCAAATGGAAAATGAAGCAGAACATGATATGGATAATATGAGTTCAAATGAGTCAACAGATGAAGACTCGGATAGTTCTTCCATGGAAGGAATGGACCATAGTGGAATGGATATGGATGATGATTCCATGGAGGAAATGGATCACGAAGAAGGTGATTCAAGTATGGGTCATGATATGAGCATGTACAACATTTTTACAATCAACGGTAAAAGCGGAGACATGATAGAACCCCTTCAGGTAAAAGAAGGAGAAAAAGTCAGAATTCGTTTGGTTAATGCTGGATTTATGTCACATAAATTCCATATTCATGGTCAAGATATAAAAGTCGTTAGTTCAGATGGTCAGCAAATTTCTAATCCAGGAACATTTAGGGACCAACTAATCCAAGTAGCCCCTGGCGAAAGATATGATATTGAATTTATTGCTGATAAGCCAGGCAATTGGTGGATTGAATGTCACGGAGAAATGGAAGGTACCGACGGCATGAAAATCCAACTCCAATACGAAGGGTACAACGGCCAACAAGATGCACCTAATGCTGACGAAAGTTTGCCTTTATTTGATTTAGTTAACTACGGTGAGAAGGAACAAACAGTATTTACTTTAGATCAAGCATACGATATTGAGTACACAATGGATTTGAATACTGAAATGGATAACAGTGGTATGATTTATACAATCAATGGTAAAGCCTACCCTAAAACCGAAGAAATTGTCGTTCAAGAAGGGGATCTCGTAAAGGTGAAATTGGTAAACAATTCTGAAACAGATGATCACCCTATGCATTTACACGGTCACTTCTTCCAAGTACTAAGTAAAAATGGTAAACCATTAGATGATGCTGTAATTATGAAGGACACTCTAAACTTAAAGCCTGGAGAAGAATATGAAGTGGCATTTAAAGCAGATAATACTGGTGACTGGATGTTCCATTGTCATGATTTACACCACGCTTCAGCTGGAATGGTAACAAAAGTAACGTACGAAGGATTTAAACCAGACTTTACTCCAGACCCGAATGCTAATAATCAACCTGAATAA
- a CDS encoding metal ABC transporter solute-binding protein, Zn/Mn family encodes MKYKAFLLFAFLFGGIYLSGCTIEQTVGESSEQEKLIIYTSIFPLEDFTKKIGGEHVTVRQMIPDGGDAHTYEPSLNDMVKFSEADFIFYNGLQLEGFIEPIKDSLSKKDVEIIGIGELVLEKMYGEYEKEEGHEEENEELGEVEEVNGDPHDDHSDIDPHIWLNPKNAMEMAKIILSELQKAKPEAADEFRENYEDIADNFETLDTAFKETVDSSLNNRIVVAHAAYGYWEEAYGLEQIAVNGLSTTEEPSQKKLFDITKLIEKEGISYIIFEQNVSSRIAKILQEEAGVEELLLSNLATITDEDRQNGEDYFSIMSRNIETLTKALN; translated from the coding sequence ATGAAGTATAAAGCTTTTTTATTGTTTGCATTTTTATTCGGGGGAATATATTTAAGTGGTTGTACTATAGAACAAACAGTGGGAGAAAGTAGTGAACAGGAGAAACTTATCATTTACACAAGTATTTTTCCACTTGAAGACTTTACTAAAAAAATTGGAGGAGAGCACGTAACCGTAAGGCAGATGATTCCTGATGGGGGAGATGCACATACGTATGAACCTTCATTAAACGATATGGTAAAGTTTTCAGAAGCTGATTTCATATTTTATAATGGTTTACAACTTGAAGGCTTTATAGAGCCCATTAAAGATTCTCTATCAAAAAAGGATGTCGAAATTATAGGAATAGGTGAATTAGTATTAGAGAAAATGTATGGTGAATATGAAAAAGAGGAGGGCCATGAAGAAGAAAATGAGGAACTTGGTGAGGTGGAAGAGGTCAATGGAGATCCACACGATGATCATAGTGATATAGATCCTCATATTTGGCTAAATCCAAAAAATGCAATGGAAATGGCAAAAATAATCTTAAGTGAACTTCAAAAGGCAAAACCAGAAGCAGCAGATGAGTTTAGAGAAAACTATGAAGATATAGCAGACAATTTTGAAACACTGGACACAGCCTTTAAAGAAACTGTAGACAGCTCTCTTAATAATAGGATTGTTGTAGCACATGCAGCCTACGGGTATTGGGAGGAAGCCTATGGGCTTGAGCAGATAGCAGTTAACGGATTGTCTACTACTGAAGAACCCTCCCAAAAAAAACTTTTTGATATTACTAAGCTAATAGAAAAAGAAGGCATATCTTACATTATCTTTGAACAAAATGTTTCTTCACGTATAGCGAAAATCCTACAAGAAGAAGCAGGGGTTGAAGAGCTTCTACTAAGTAACTTGGCTACTATAACAGATGAAGATCGTCAGAATGGAGAAGACTACTTCAGTATCATGTCACGTAATATAGAAACACTAACAAAAGCATTGAATTAA
- a CDS encoding TVP38/TMEM64 family protein: MIDQFITILDGLNIVFAIFFSVLINVFINVLGVIPSFFITAGNLFYFGFWGGTLISFIGESIGALVAFFLYRKGLKKQRQKWSTHNKLKLLVDSSGKEAFLLILLLRVIPYVPSALVTLAASVSKISWTSFFIASSVGKIPAVVMEALTVYGLKELMPSIKFLLIILSVGLLVPIIKSIIRYHFKKE; encoded by the coding sequence ATGATTGATCAATTTATCACAATTTTAGATGGTCTTAACATTGTTTTTGCAATATTCTTTTCGGTGTTAATAAATGTTTTTATAAATGTACTAGGTGTGATACCAAGTTTTTTTATTACTGCTGGGAATCTATTTTATTTTGGTTTTTGGGGAGGAACCTTGATCTCCTTTATAGGTGAATCAATTGGGGCACTTGTTGCTTTTTTCCTTTATCGTAAGGGTTTGAAAAAACAAAGACAAAAATGGTCTACTCATAATAAGCTTAAACTACTTGTTGATTCCTCTGGAAAGGAAGCTTTTTTACTAATCTTGTTATTAAGGGTCATACCCTATGTTCCTTCTGCATTAGTTACTCTGGCCGCCTCAGTTTCGAAAATTTCTTGGACCAGTTTTTTTATCGCCAGTTCGGTTGGAAAGATTCCCGCAGTTGTCATGGAGGCTCTTACCGTTTATGGTCTTAAAGAACTTATGCCATCAATTAAATTTCTATTGATTATTTTATCAGTGGGTTTATTAGTTCCTATAATAAAATCAATTATTCGTTATCACTTTAAAAAAGAATAG